The genomic interval GTCGGCACCACCTCGCAATGCCGAAGCTCAAAGCGCTCCTTGAGGCGTGCGGCCAGTTCCATGCAGGCGGCAATGGGGTGTTCGAGCCGAAAGGTGATGAGACGCTCGGCCAAACACAATGACACCAGGCGCTGCGCAGATGCACGCGAGACCTGGAGCATCTTTGCGATCTCGTCCTGGGTATGGCCGGCAATGAAATAGAGCCAGCCGGCGCGCGCGGCGTCGTCGAGCCTCGACTTTTCGTTCTCGATCACTGCCATGGCTGGCGTCAGCCGTCCTTCCAAAAATCCGTCATGCGCGCGAAGACCCGATCGGCTCCGGCAGCCGACAATATAGCGCGGCCGTCACGCGCAAGGTAATGGCTGCCGCCGACAAATCCCCACACCGTCATGCCGGCGGCCTTGGCCGCCTGCACCCCGCTGACGCTGTCCTCGATCACCAGCGTCCGCTCAGGCGGCGTGCCCATCTTCTCGGCGGCGTGGAGGAAGAGGTCCGGCGCCGGCTTGCCGTGCTTGACCATCTGCGCCGTGTACAACCGGTCGCCGAAATACGGCGCAAGGCCGGTCACCTTCAGGGACAGCGAGACACGGTCGATGTCGCTCGACGAGGCCACGCAGAACGGCGCCGGCAGACTGGAGACCACGTCGCCGATATCCGGGATCGGCTTCAGCGAGCCCTCGAACGTCGTGAGCACGCGCGATTTCAACTGCGGCCAGAAGGCGTCAGGCACGGTACGTCCAAGCTTGCCATAGTGCTGCGCGATCGCGGCGGTGCTGCGACCCAAAAACAGTTCGAGCGCCTGCTCTGGCGTGAGATCGAAGCCGAACTCGGACAAGGTGTCCGACAGGCACCGGCAGCTCAACAGTTCGCTATCCACGAGCACGCCGTCGCAGTCGAAGATGATGAGGTCGGGTTTTGGCTGGCCGGTGCCCATCCGGACATTCGATCATATACCCATCCGATGGGCAATAGCTCACGACCGGAACCCATTCGCCGAGCGCGTGCGTCAATGCGCCACTTGCCGGTAGATCGCCGGGAGCGCCGCGGGCAACCGGCGGATGTTGCCGACGATGGCGTAGCCGCCGCGCCCGAACAGGGTCGGGAAATAGGATTGCGCCGTCGCATCGACGGTGACGCCGAACACGGCGATGCCGAGCCGCCGCGCCTCCTGCACAGATTTGCTTGTGTCTTCGACCGCAAAACGTCCTTCGTAATGATCGACGTCATTCGGCTTGCCGTCGGTGAGAACGAGCAGCAGCTTCTTGCGCTGCGGCTGGCGGGCGAGCTCGGCGGCGGCGTGGCGCACCGCCGCGCCGATGCGGGTGTAATAGCCGGGCCTCAGCGCGCCGATGCGGCGTTCGACCGTCGCGCTCATCGCCTCGCCGAACGCCTTGACCGTCTCGAGCCGCACCCAGGAGCGGCGGCGCGAGGTGAAGGTCACGATACTGTGGTGATCGCCGCAGGCTGCGAGCCCATTGGCCAGCACCAGCAGCGCCTCCTTCTCGACGTCGAGCACGCGGTAGCCGTCGACCCAGGCGTCGGTCGAGAGCGAGACGTCGACCAGGAGCGTGACGGCGAGGTCGTGGCCTTGAGGCCGCATCGCCACATGGACGCGATCCGAACCATAACCGCCAGCGCGCAGATCGCAGCGCGCACGCACCAGCGCGTCGAGATCGAGATCGTGGCCGTCGGCCTGCGCGCGCATCAATTCGTGCCGCGGCCGCAGCACCTCGAAGTGCCGCCGCACCTGGCGGATGTGGCGCCGCGTGGCCTCGTCCGGCGTCCAGCTCTCGCCGGTCTCGGACGCTTCGCTCGCCAGCACGCGACAATGATCGGGCAGATAGCAGCCGCTGCGATAGTCCCACTCGGGATAGGTGAGGCCGGCGTCGAGCCGTGACGCCTCGATCGCCTCCGGCGGCAGGTCGAGATCGAATTTGAGTTTTGTCGCAGGCCTGCCTTTCCGCTGGCCGATCGCAATCTCTTCGAGATCGTCGGCCGCCTTCCGCGCGTCCTCATCCTCGGTATCGTCGGAGGGACGATCGACGTTGACCATCTCGGCCATGGCCAAGATCTTTTCGAAGCGGTTGAGCACGAAGGGATCTCTGCGGCTGGCGTCATCGCTGCGCTCGCGGACCGCAAAACGCTTGCGCTCGTCCGAGGCCGCCGACCCGGCATCCTGCGCCGCCTCGTCGTCGTTTGCATGCGTCCGGGAGAGATCGCGTATCCAGCAATCGCCCCACAGCGGACACGGCAGGATGGAGCGATATCCCGGCGGCGCCTTTGCCGGCAGCGGCCCCGTCCCCATCATCGCCGGCCACAACTGGCTGCCTAACTGACTCTTGGGCGCCCGCCCCGCGCCGAGCAAGGCGAGAACGACCTGCTCGACCTCCTGTTCGACGCGCGGCAGCGGCCGGCGCGGCCGGGCTTCGGCGGTTGCGGCGGCAAGCTGCGCATAGTCCCTGGCGAGACCCGGAAATTGCATGAGCACCCAGACCGCGGTCTCGCTCGCCCGGCGCAACATCAGAAGGTCGCGCCGCAGCGGGTCGGTCTCCGCGATCGCCTCAACCGGCGCGCTCGCGAACCACGCCGCGAGCCAGCGATAGAGTGCCGCATTCAGCGCGCGGTCGGGAAAGATCGCGATGCTATCAGGCAGAAACACGGTTGCGGCGTCCCGGCCTGGCTGCTCGAGGCGCTCGTCGCCGAGCCCGATGCGCTGTCGCCATCCGAGCCGATGCCCGGATCGGCGAGCGCTGACGCTCGCGATCTGGACGCCCGCCTCGCCGCCGAGGGCGCGGAACATCACGGCGATCCGGGCCCGGATCTCGGCGAGCGTCACCGCGTGATCGGCATGAACCGGATAGCTCGCGGTGCCCCCGACCAGCCGATGCCAGGTGCGTCCGACGGTCTCCTCCAGCTCGAGGAAGTCGAGCATGACAGCCCTCACCCGATCACGGCGCGCGCAACTTCGAGCAGGGCCGCCTTGACGTCCGCATCATCGGTCAGCGGCTCGATCATGGCCGCAAGAACGGCGTCGGCAATCGAGGCGCCGGCCGCGATCAGCGTCGCACAGTAAACCAGGAGCCGCGTCGAGACGCCCTCCTCCAGATCGTGGCCCTTGAGACTCCGCAGGCGGCCGCCGAGCTGCACCAGCGGCCGCACGCGATCGGGGGCAAGCCCACTCTCGGCGGCAACCACGGCGACTTCCTGCTCGGGCGGCAGGAAGCCGAACTCGATGGCCACGAAGCGCTGCCGCGTCGAAGGTTTCAACGCCTTCAGCAGGGTCTGGTAGCCGGGATTATACGACACCACCAGCATGAAGCCCGCGGGCGCAGCGAGCTCCTCGCCGGTGCGTTCCAGCGGCAGGATGCGGCGATCGTCGGTGAGCGGATGCAGCACCACCGTGACGTCCTTGCGCGCTTCCACCACCTCGTCGAGATAGCAGATGCCGCCCTCCCGCACCGCCCGTGTCAGCGGACCGTCGGCCCATACCGTGTCGCCGCCCCTCAGCAAATAGCGGCCGGTGAGATCGGCCGCGGTGAGATCGTCGTGACAGGCGACGGTGTGCAGCGGCAGTGCCAGCCGCGCCGCCATGTGGGCGACGAAGCGCGTCTTGCCGCAGCCCGTCGGCCCCTTGAGCAGGACCGGCAGGCGCCGCCGCCAGGCGTGCTCGAACAGCGCACATTCGTTGCCGCTTGGGACATAGGCCGGAAGTTCCGGCGCGGCGGGTGCGATGGCGTGAAGCGCGGATTTCATTGCTATCTCTCCGTGACGTTGCAGCGAGCGGCGGCCGCAGATGCTGCGGCCGCCGCTTCACTTCTCATTCGGCAGGCTGAAGCGCGGCGGGAATGGCGGCCTGCCTCTCGCGTCCGGGCACCAGCACCGCGTAGGCGAACATCAGGGCCGAGATCACCACGAACACGCCCGAGCCGAGCCGGACCCAGTAGAACATGGCGAGCTGGTCCTGCACGTCCATGTAGCCCTGGCCGAGCACACGCTGGAGATGAACCTGGACCACGCCGGCAAAGGTCAGCGCAAAGGTCATCACCATCATGGCCGTGCACATGATCCAGAAGCTTGCCATGCTGAGCCACTGGTTGTAGGGCGCGCGCTGCTTGAGCTCAGGCACCGCATAAGCCATCACCGCGAGGTTCAACATCACATAGGCGCCGAAGAAGGCGAGATGGCCATGTGCTGCGGTGACCTGCGTGCCGTGGGTGTAGTAGTTCACCGAGGACAGCGTGTGCAGGAAGCCCCACACGCCCGCGCCGAGGAACGCCATCACCGAGCAGCCGACCGACCACAACAGGGCTGCGCGGTTCGGATGCTTGCGTCCGGCCTTCCAGGTCATCTGCACCGTGAAGATCACCATGGTGAAGAAGGGCGCGACCTCGAGGGTGGAGAACAGCGAGCCGATCCACTGCCAGTAGCCGGGCGCGCCGATCCAGTAGAAGTGGTGGCCGGTGCCGAGAATCCCCGAGAACAGCGCGAGGCCGATGATGACGTAGAGCCATTTCTCGACCACCTCGCGGTCGATGCCGTTGAGCTTGATCATCAGGAAGGCGAGCACGGAGGCCATGATCAGCTCCCAGACGCCCTCGACCCAGAGATGCACCACGTACCACCAGTACATCTTGTCCACCGCGAGGTTGGCCGGGTTGTAGAAGGCGAACAGGAAGAAGATCGCAACGCCCCACAGGCCGAACAGAAGGATGTTGGTGACCGTGGTCTTGCGGCCCTTCAGCGCGGTCATCGTCACGTTGAACAGGAACATCAGGCAGACGACGACGATGCCGACCTTGATGATGAAGGGCTGCTCGAGGAATTCGCGGCCCTCGTGATAGTGGAAGAGATAGCCCACCACGGCCGCACCCGCCGCGCCAAAAAACATCCAGAACTGGACTTTTGCGAGCAGCGGGCTGAACAGCTCGGTCTCGGTCTCTTCCGGCAGAAGATAGTAGGTCGCGCCCATGAAGCCGATCAGCGACCACACGATCAGCGCGTTGGTGTGGATCATCCTGACGATGTTGAACGGCAGAATGACGGACAGCGTGTTGGGAAGAACGTAGATGGTCCCGGCAACGAGGCCGAACGTGACCTGGGCCAGGAACAGCGTCAGCGCGCCGTAGAAATACAGCATCGCGACTTTCTGGGTCTGATATTTCATCGAGAGGCTCTCTGTCTTGAGGGATTGTGCTCGCGGTCAGCCCGCCTTGTTCGGCGGCCATTCCTGGCGCTTGATGGTGCTCACCCATTGCAGGAAGTCGGCGAGATCGTTGAGTTCCTGGTCGTTGAGGTTGAACTGCGGCATCTGCCGGCGGCCGGGCGCGCCGGATGGCTGCGCCTGCATCCAGGCTTTCAGCGTCTCGCGGGCCCCCGCCGGATCCTCGTTGCCGCCCCAGCGATCCCAGACGTTGCCGACTTCAGGCGCGAAATAGGCGCCCTCGCCCAGCAGTGTGTGGCAGTTGATGCAGGAGTGCTTTTCCCAGACGTGCTTGCCTCGCGCGACGGACGACGTCAGCGTGGTCGTATCCGTCGAACTCGTCGTCATGTAGTAGTGGCTGTGCGCCGTCAGCCCGATGAAGATGGCGAAGAAAAAGGCCGACCCGCCGTAGAAGACGTTTCGAGCCGCCGACTTGGTCAGGCGTTCAGCCATTGCCAATCCTTTCCGTGTGATGCTGGTCGCGAAGTGCGGTCAGGCTGTTTTTACCGCGCTTCGCCAGGCGGCTATTTGTGCGCGCGCAATCAGCGCGACGATGGTCCGGCGTCGATCAGATCAGGGCGATCGCAGCCGAGGCGAGCCAGGCGACCAGCACGACGACAAGGACCCACGCGCTCACCAATCCGCGCCAGGGCGCGGGCGCGGCACGCAAATCGAGGTAGTCGAGCACGATTTTGCGGCCCTTGACGGCGGCGAAGGCCAACAGCACTCCGTTGGCAAGCAGCGCGCGCGGCAGAAGCGGGGGAAACACGACGGTTGCGACCGCGAGGCCGATCAGCAGCAGCCATGTCGCATCGAGACGCGCCATCACCGCACCAGGTAAAGAATCGGAAACATGACGATCCAGACCAGATCGACCATGTGCCAGAACGCGGTTCCCGTTTCGACGCCAATCGCTTCGGCACGCCTGATGACCACGGCCAGAATGATGATGCCGAGACAGACGTGCAGAAGGTGAAAGCCGGTCAAAAGGAAGTACAGGGTGAAGAACGGGCTGGTCTCCAGCCCGATCCCCTGGCCGATTTCTCCGGCATATTCGAAAAGCTTGATCGCCACGAACGCGGCGCCCAGCACCATAGCGCCACAGAGCCAGCGGCGCGAGACCGGCCGTTCGCCGGCACGCGCAGCGCGCGTGCCGCGGGCAGCAAGCCAGCCGCTGGTCACCAGGACGACGGTGTTGATCCCAGCAAGATGGGAATCGAGCGCGGCCTGCCCCGACGCAAACATCACGGGATGAATCGCGCGGGCGATGGAGAACGCGCCGAGGCAGAGACCGAACACGGCGAGCTCACTGAAGATGAGCACCCAGATCATGGGATCACCGGGCAGGTCTTCCAAAATGCCCCAGCCGGTCTCCTGCCGGTCGTAGTCGGTCGCCGCCATCTGGTCTCCGTTTCAAGACGTCGGCCGACTGCTATCCCCCTTGCCGAGATCCGGCTTTGTCGCCGGACAAACACGGACGAATCGATGACTTAGGTTTGTGCCCGCGCAATGTCGGCCGAGGTCGTCAGCGCTACACATGGCAATCGAAGTTCCCTGGACCGGCGAACCACACCATGAGCGATGCGCAAATCGGCCTGATGACCGCAACCCCCATCATCATCCTGTTCGCTGCGGCGCTCAGGAGGATGGGCGTGCTGTCGACGACGGCGACCGTTTCCGCAGTCAGCCTCTCCGTCGCGATTGCGATGGTGCTGTTCACGACGCACTAGCGAATGACGACGGAATCGTAGGGTGGGTTAGCCTTGCGACTGCGCGAAGCGCAGTTCGCTGGGCGTAACCCACCACTTCTGCCGATGCGGAAACCGAAGAGGTGGGTTACGCCGGGCGGATTGCGCTTCGCGCAACCGCGGGGCTAATCCACCCTACGGCACCGTCGATGGGGCTACCTTCTCTGGTTATACACGTCGATGCAGACGGCACCGAGCAGCACCAGCCCCTTGATCACCTGCTGGTAGTCTATGCCGATGCCAAGGATCGACATGCCGTTGTTCATCACACCCATGATCATGGCGCCGACCACGGCGCCGCCGACGCGCCCGACACCGCCATAGGCCGAGGCGCCGCCGATGAAGCAGGCCGCGATGACGTCGAGCTCGAAGCCGAGGCCCGCCTTCGGCGTCGCTGTGTTGAGGCGCGCGGCGAAAACGAGGCCGGCAAGCGCCGCCAGCACGCCCATGTTGACGAAGGTGAGGAAGGTCAGCCGCTCCGTCTTGATGCCGGACAGCTTTGCCGCCTTGGCGTTGCCGCCGACCGCATAGATCTGCCGTCCGACGACGGTCCGCCGCGTGACGAAGCCATAGAGCGCGATCAGCGCGGTCATGATGACGAGCACGTTCGGCAGGCCGCGATGCGAGGCGATCAGATAGGTGAAGTAGAGCACGGCGCAGGCGAGCAGCACGCTCTTGCCCAAGAAGAACGCGTAGGGCTCGGCCTCGATGCCGTGCGCCAGCTCGCGCGAGCGGCTCTTGGCGCTGGCATAGACCATCCCTAGCGCCAGCACCGCGCCAATCACCATGGAGGTCGGATGCAGCGTGCCGGCCTCAGGCAGGAACTCCGGAATGAAGCCCGACGACAGCTTTTGGAAGGTCGCCGGAAACGGCCCGAGCGACTGTCCCTGCAGCACCGCCAGCGCAAGTCCCTTGAACACGAGCATGCCGGCCAGCGTCACGATGAACGAGGGGATGCCGAAATAGGCCACCCAATAGCCCTGTGCCGCGCCGATGGCGGCGCCAAGCACGAGGCAGGCAAGGAAGGCGACCGTGTAGTCGACCTTGTACGTCACCATCAGAAGCGCCGCGACCGCGCCGACAAAGCCGGCGACCGAGCCGACCGACAGGTCGATATGACCGGTAACGATCACCAGCAGCATGCCGAGCGCCATGATGACGATATAGCTGTTCTGCAGCACCAGGTTCGTCAGATTGAGCGGCTGCAGCAGCGTGCCGTTGGTGACGACCTGGAAGAACAGCATGATCGCGATCAGCGACAGCAGCATGCCGTAATTGCGCAAATTGTTCTTGATGAAGCCCGTATGCCGGCGCTCCTCGGGCAGCGAAACCGTCTTGTCGGTCATGGCTGCGATCCTCCCATCTCCGCGGCCTCAGGCACGCCGTTCGTAAAATTTCTGTCGTTGCGCATGATGGCGCGCATGATCTTCTCCTGCGTCGCTTCGCTACCCTTGAACTCGCCGACAAAGGCACCGTCGTTCATCACGCAGATGCGGTCGCAGATGCCAAGCAGCTCCGGCATCTCCGACGAGATCACCACGACACCCCGGCCGGCCTCGGCCAGTTCGTTGATGATACAGTAAATCTCGTATTTCGCACCGACGTCGATGCCCCGCGTCGGCTCGTCCAGGATCAGGACCTTTGGATCGGTCATCAGCCATTTCGACAGCACCACCTTCTGCTGGTTGCCGCCGGAGAGCTGGCCGGTCTCCTGATAGACGTCGGAGCAGCGGATCCGCATCCGGTTCCGGTAATCGCTTGCCACCTTCAGCTCGGCGATGTCGTCGATCACCATGCGCGGTGCGACCTGGTCGAGGCTCGACAGCGTGATGTTCTTGCGGACGTCGTCGGCTAGGATCAGCCCAAGTTGTTTGCGATCCTCGGTCACGTAAGCGAGGCCCGCGTCGATCGCCGCGGCGACGTTGGGCAGGTGCACCTCATGCCCTTCCAGCCTGATCCGACCGCTGATGTTGTATCCCCAGGACTGCCCGAACAGGCTCATGGCGAATTCGGTGCGGCCGGCGCCCATCAACCCGGCAATGCCGACCACTTCGCCGCGTCGCACATTGAAGCTGACATTCTTGATGACCTGCCGCTCAGGGTGGATCGGGTGAAAGACCGACCAATTCTCGACCGCGAGGACCGGCTCGCTGACCTTGGCACTGCGCTCCGGAAAGCGATGGGCGAGATCGCGGTTGACCATGCTGCGGATGATGCGGTCTTCCTGCACGGGCTCGGACCGGCAATCGATACCGTCAACGGTGCGGCCGTCGCGCAGCACGGTGATGTGATCGGCGACGCGGGCGACCTCGTTCAACTTGTGGGATATCAGGATCGAGCCGATACCCTGCTCCCGGAATGCCATCAGGCGCTCGAGCAGCGCTGCGCTGTCGGCTTCGTTCAGGCTGGCGGTGGGCTCGTCCAGGATCAGCATCCGCACCCGCTTGGACAGCGCCTTCGCAATCTCGACCAGTTGCTGCTTGCCGACGCCGAGATCGGTGATCAGCGTGTCCGGCGACTCCCTCAGACCCACCTGGGCCAGAAGCTCCCGCGTGCGCCGGTAGACCTCGTCACGGTCGATGACACCGAGCTGCGACGGCGGATGCGAGAGGAAAATATTCTCCGCGATCGACATCAGCGGGATCAGCGCCAGCTCCTGGTGGATGATGATGATGCCGAGCGCCTCGGAATCGTTGATGTCGCGGAAGTGCCGCTCCTCGCCCTCAAAGACGATCGTTCCCTCGTAGCTGCCGTGCGGATAGACCCCGCTCAACACCTTCATCAGGGTGGATTTTCCGGCGCCGTTCTCGCCTACGAGGGCGTGGATCTGGCCGGCCTGAACGGAGAAATTGACGTCGCGCAACGCCTGCACACCTGCAAAGCTCTTGCTGACGCCGCGCATCTCCAGCATTGCGGTCATCGTGGTTGTCCCGTCTGTTAACTCACCTCGCCCCGCTCTTGTCCGCTGAAGCTTCAGCGAGGCGGATGCGGGGAGAGGTAATCGCGAAGCGATCGGGTGAGGAGGAGTCTCCGCGAGGGTGATGCCCATCGTCCCCGCGGGGACTCCCCTCACCCTGATCTTTTAGAACGGCGGCCCGAAGGCCGCCGATGCCCTCTCCCCGTAGGAACGGGGAGAGGGAGACCAGCGCCTTACTGGAATTGCGCCTTCTTATAGTAGCCGCTGTCAACCAAAACCTTCTCCCAATTGTCCTTGTAGACGACAACGGGCTTGAGCAGGAAGGACGGCACGGTCTTGACGCCGTTCTCGTAGGTCTTGGTGTCGTTGACGGTCACCTGCTTGCCGGCCAGTGCCGCGTCGACCATGTCAGCGGTCACCTTGGCGAGGTCGCGGGTGTCCTTGAAGATCGTCGAGTACTGGTCGCCGCGCAGCATCGCCTTGATCGAGGGCACTTCCGCGTCCTGGCCGCTGATGATGGGCATGGGCTGGCCGGCGCTGCCGTAGCCGACGCCCTTGAGCGACGAGATGATGCCGATCGAGAGGCCGTCATAGGGCGACAGCACGGCGTTGACCTTCTTGTTGCCGTAGTAGGCGCTGAGCAGGTTGTCCATACGGGCCTGCGCGGTGGCGCCGTCCCAGCGGAGCGTCGCGACCTTGTCCATGCCCATCTGCCCCGAAGCGACGACGAGCTTGCCGCTGTCGATGTAGGGCTTCAGCACGCTCATGGCGCCGTTGTAGAAGAAGTAGGCGTTGTTGTCGTCGGGCGAGCCGCCGAACAGCTCGATGTTGAACGGACCCTTGCCATCCTTGAGGCCGAGCCCCTGCACGAGCGAGTCCGCCTGGAGCACGCCGACCTGGAAGTTGTCGAAGGTCGCGTAGTAGTCGACGTTCGGCGTGCCGCGGATCAGGCGGTCATAGGCGATCACGGTGACGCCCTTGGCCTTGGCCTGCTTGAGCACGTCGGACAGCGTGGTGCCGTCGATCGCGGCGATCACCAGCACCTTGGCGCCCTTGGTCACCATGTTCTCGACCTGCGAGAGCTGGTTCGGGATGTCGTCCTCGGCATATTGCAGGTCGGTGGCGTAGCCGCGCTCCTTCAGCACCTTGACCATGTTGTTGCCGTCGTCGATCCAGCGTGCGGACGACTTCGTCGGCATGGAAATGCCGACCGTGCCCTTGTCCTGCGCGTAAGCGCCGCCGGATGAGGCGAGCGCGGCAGCGCCGGCGAATGCCAGTGCGAGAAAAGTCGCTTTTAGTTTCGTCATGTTTCACTCCCTTTAGGGTTTACGAACGCTTCGTTGCAGTGAGAACTCGGTGTGATGCTCTGTCTTTAGGTCTCCTATGCGAGCTTGACGTCGGGTTCCGCGCGACCGTGCGCGGAAGCCTCCAACAGAAAGGTGCAGCCGGCTTGCGGATCGGCAGCGCGCGCCGCCTCGTCCATATCCTGCCATGCCGAGGTGACGAGAAGATGCGACAGACCCGGCCCGACAAAGGCCGGACAGCTCGATTGCAAGGCGGGAACGCGCAGCGAGCGCAGGAGCTCGCCTTGCGGGCTGTAGACGTCGACGCAGCCGCCGCCCCAGCGCGCATTCCAGATCAGGCCGTCGGCATCGACCACGGAGCCGTCGATGCCGCCGATGCCGCGGTGGCGTACCAGCAGTTTTGGCTCACCGCGCGGCAATCCCGTCGCAGGGTCGAGCGCGACGCTAAAGAGCTCGTTGCGGCCGGTGTCGGCAAAGTAGCCGGTCGCACCGTCAGGCGAGAAGCAGATCGAATTCGGAATGGTGACGCCGGGATACAGCGTCGAGATCTCCCCACGATGCAGCGCATAGATCGCACCGGACAGGGGCTCCGCCTTCTTTCCCATCGTGCCGATCCAGAACGTGCCGGAGGGATGAACGCGGGAATCGTTGGAGCGCGTGCGGGGATTGTCGGCTTCGAGCGGACGATAGAGCGTCATCGCGCCATCGGCGATACGGCGGATGTAGAGGCCGTCTTCCGCGACGATCAACTGGCGCTCGGCGTCGATGCGGCCGAGCGCGCTCGCCATCCGGCCGAGATTGTGGATCCGGAGCGCACCGCTGCCGAGATGCGCCTCGAACAGCTTTGCCTCGCGAATGTCGAACCACCACGCCGTGTCGGTGGCCGGATCGTAGGTCGGCCCTTCGCCGAGATGGCAATGCTCGTCGCACAGGACTGATGTCGGCACCTGCTCGATCATGTCCGCACTCCAAAGCGATAGACCGTGCGATGCCGATAGACGCTGTCGGGCTTGAGGAGCGGACTCGGGAAGTCCGGCCGGTTCGGTGAGTTCGGCCAGACCTGCGGTTCGAGGCAGATCGCGTCCGATTGGCGGTAGAGCTTGCCGCCCTTGCCGAGCACGGAGCCGTCGAGATAGTTGCCGGAATAGACCTGCAAGCCCGGCTGATCGGTCAGAAGCTCGAGCACGCGTCCCGAGCGCGGCGCCTCGAGCCGCGCCGCGAGCTTCAAGGCGCCGTCGGGGGCGAAGCAGAAATTGTGATCGTAGCCCTTGCCGTTGCGCAATTGCTCGTGGCTGTCGCGGATTCGCGCACCGACCGGCGTCGCAACCCGGAAATCGAACGGCGTACCCGCAACCGGGTGCGGCGGTCCCGGCAGCGGAATGGCGGTGGGATCGATCGCCAGGAAATGATCTGATGTCAGCGTCAGCCGGTGGTCGAGCGTGTTGAGGCCGGAGGTGGCACCTTCCAGGTTGAAGAAGCTGTGATTGGTCAAATTGAGGATCGTCGACCGGTCGGCTCTCGCCACGAACTCCATCGACAGTTCGGCGGGTCCGGTGACGCGGTAGGTGAGACGCACCTCCAGCCGGCCCGGATAGTTCTCCTCGCCATGCGCGCTGACATAGCTGAGCGTGACCGCGGGCTCTGCGCCATCGGCGAT from Bradyrhizobium arachidis carries:
- a CDS encoding SMP-30/gluconolactonase/LRE family protein, with translation MIEQVPTSVLCDEHCHLGEGPTYDPATDTAWWFDIREAKLFEAHLGSGALRIHNLGRMASALGRIDAERQLIVAEDGLYIRRIADGAMTLYRPLEADNPRTRSNDSRVHPSGTFWIGTMGKKAEPLSGAIYALHRGEISTLYPGVTIPNSICFSPDGATGYFADTGRNELFSVALDPATGLPRGEPKLLVRHRGIGGIDGSVVDADGLIWNARWGGGCVDVYSPQGELLRSLRVPALQSSCPAFVGPGLSHLLVTSAWQDMDEAARAADPQAGCTFLLEASAHGRAEPDVKLA
- a CDS encoding aldose epimerase family protein, coding for MAEPRIAGEVFGRLPDGRAVQRVTLRGQGGFEARIINFGAALQALIMPDAKGGCEDVTLGYDELAGYVTERKFFGATVGRYANRIANAQFSLDGATVQLEANNGPNALHGGPNGFDRKLWDIADIADGAEPAVTLSYVSAHGEENYPGRLEVRLTYRVTGPAELSMEFVARADRSTILNLTNHSFFNLEGATSGLNTLDHRLTLTSDHFLAIDPTAIPLPGPPHPVAGTPFDFRVATPVGARIRDSHEQLRNGKGYDHNFCFAPDGALKLAARLEAPRSGRVLELLTDQPGLQVYSGNYLDGSVLGKGGKLYRQSDAICLEPQVWPNSPNRPDFPSPLLKPDSVYRHRTVYRFGVRT
- the chvE gene encoding multiple monosaccharide ABC transporter substrate-binding protein — encoded protein: MTKLKATFLALAFAGAAALASSGGAYAQDKGTVGISMPTKSSARWIDDGNNMVKVLKERGYATDLQYAEDDIPNQLSQVENMVTKGAKVLVIAAIDGTTLSDVLKQAKAKGVTVIAYDRLIRGTPNVDYYATFDNFQVGVLQADSLVQGLGLKDGKGPFNIELFGGSPDDNNAYFFYNGAMSVLKPYIDSGKLVVASGQMGMDKVATLRWDGATAQARMDNLLSAYYGNKKVNAVLSPYDGLSIGIISSLKGVGYGSAGQPMPIISGQDAEVPSIKAMLRGDQYSTIFKDTRDLAKVTADMVDAALAGKQVTVNDTKTYENGVKTVPSFLLKPVVVYKDNWEKVLVDSGYYKKAQFQ
- the mmsA gene encoding multiple monosaccharide ABC transporter ATP-binding protein, with amino-acid sequence MTAMLEMRGVSKSFAGVQALRDVNFSVQAGQIHALVGENGAGKSTLMKVLSGVYPHGSYEGTIVFEGEERHFRDINDSEALGIIIIHQELALIPLMSIAENIFLSHPPSQLGVIDRDEVYRRTRELLAQVGLRESPDTLITDLGVGKQQLVEIAKALSKRVRMLILDEPTASLNEADSAALLERLMAFREQGIGSILISHKLNEVARVADHITVLRDGRTVDGIDCRSEPVQEDRIIRSMVNRDLAHRFPERSAKVSEPVLAVENWSVFHPIHPERQVIKNVSFNVRRGEVVGIAGLMGAGRTEFAMSLFGQSWGYNISGRIRLEGHEVHLPNVAAAIDAGLAYVTEDRKQLGLILADDVRKNITLSSLDQVAPRMVIDDIAELKVASDYRNRMRIRCSDVYQETGQLSGGNQQKVVLSKWLMTDPKVLILDEPTRGIDVGAKYEIYCIINELAEAGRGVVVISSEMPELLGICDRICVMNDGAFVGEFKGSEATQEKIMRAIMRNDRNFTNGVPEAAEMGGSQP